A single Arachidicoccus sp. BS20 DNA region contains:
- a CDS encoding alpha/beta hydrolase family protein, whose translation MKTIKLIGIILCPFIFSISFAQNALPYKQDSVLFYNRDSSIRYGATITMPLHGKNFTAIVLVSGTGKQDRDGSMAGHPIFSQIADYLTRKGFAVLRMDDRGVGQTTGKYEDATTEDFANDALVALHYLQKYKNINPHKIGLLGHSEGGAAISIAAAKSKDVAFLISIAGLAMNGLDALIKQNEDLVNHSVLSDTNKVRSNEIDKLMFITAYEYADSANMKDKLNETYDNWKKRDDAYFNTLNVKFDHFRFPVYSYIQSATTPWYRYFIRYNAQLILSHIKVPVLALNGDKDLMVSPDNLKNWENYLSEGGNKNVTTVLLPGLNHLFLHCETCQINEYGSLHEGFSLEALNIIDGWLKALLYRSDTPPTKQNNLH comes from the coding sequence ATGAAAACAATTAAACTTATCGGAATAATACTGTGTCCATTTATTTTCTCAATTTCCTTTGCCCAAAACGCATTACCCTACAAGCAAGACAGTGTTTTGTTTTATAATCGGGATTCAAGCATTCGTTACGGCGCAACTATAACAATGCCTTTGCACGGCAAAAATTTTACGGCAATCGTCTTGGTTTCCGGTACGGGAAAGCAAGACCGAGACGGCTCAATGGCAGGGCATCCGATATTTTCGCAAATCGCGGATTACCTTACCCGGAAAGGCTTTGCCGTGCTGCGTATGGATGACAGAGGCGTAGGACAGACAACCGGAAAATACGAAGATGCTACGACCGAAGACTTTGCAAATGATGCGCTTGTTGCTTTGCATTATTTGCAAAAATATAAAAACATTAATCCGCACAAAATAGGACTGCTTGGACATAGCGAAGGCGGCGCAGCCATTTCTATTGCTGCCGCAAAATCAAAAGATGTGGCTTTTCTTATAAGTATTGCGGGCTTGGCAATGAACGGATTGGATGCATTGATTAAACAAAATGAAGACCTTGTTAATCACTCGGTATTGAGCGATACAAATAAAGTCCGTTCCAATGAAATTGATAAGCTCATGTTTATTACTGCTTATGAATATGCCGATTCGGCAAACATGAAAGATAAACTGAACGAAACTTATGACAATTGGAAGAAAAGAGATGATGCTTATTTCAATACATTAAACGTTAAGTTTGACCATTTTAGATTTCCCGTTTACAGTTACATTCAGTCGGCAACAACACCTTGGTATCGTTATTTTATCCGTTACAATGCGCAACTGATTCTTAGTCATATAAAAGTTCCTGTGCTTGCGCTCAACGGCGATAAAGATCTAATGGTTTCTCCGGACAATCTGAAAAATTGGGAAAATTATTTATCAGAAGGTGGTAATAAAAATGTTACTACGGTTTTATTGCCCGGACTAAACCATTTGTTTCTTCATTGTGAAACCTGTCAAATAAATGAATATGGCAGTCTGCATGAAGGTTTTTCATTAGAAGCACTGAATATTATAGATGGGTGGTTAAAAGCGCTTCTCTATCGATCAGATACCCCGCCGACGAAACAAAATAACTTGCATTAA
- a CDS encoding carboxy terminal-processing peptidase, with translation MNIKQLLAGALLLPAPALFSQTPAANTNDTLAQQQQLLVSIGKMIQQKHYSPKPFDDAFSEKVFDNFLTQLDGEKNIFLQSDIDSLSKYRTTIDDEIEGNAPMDFYPAAIVIFKKRRTKLKELYTEILSKPFNFSKDELYQPLTDSLHYPADEAADIQAWRQRLKYRTLLAYSNLLTQKEKAKPTDNISKKSNAELEKEARNSVKAFYDRYFESRFNAEAFNTMAQFSLFVNAIAHETDPHTDYFSPIEERSFQESLTNSFYGIGVQLDPNLKDGQPVITGIIVGGAAWKSKKIDVGDAILKIGEGNEPMKDISGYSMIDIIKMVHGAEGTTVKLAIRKASNGLVQEVSLTRQKVNVEQASAKSLIIRDNNKKIGYIYLPEFYANLGSNAGVQCSTDVKKEIEKLKTENIDGLIIDLRNNPGGSVADAAKMIGFFVPQGPALQLQLYTNGKKQRQIVPDYNTDSSGLLYSGPMTVMVNEMTASAAEIFAGAMQNYHRAIIIGSTTTYGKGTAQMQLPLGKTGSNHLPEYGELKLTIGKFYRINGGSTQLKGVSPDIVIPDLYEALHKQEKDNRNALAWDEIASAAYTPWQPAYNMKNILSEAQKSVDNNPVFKSIIAVNNLQKTNRNMPVSLDLVQYRKNLSSVQKLQDIAGEAAASVTPLSVTASQTDYNKFYKNSNKAEQGMYQNWIKNVSKDVYIRESVKILNSMIKD, from the coding sequence ATGAACATTAAACAACTCCTTGCAGGCGCATTACTTTTGCCCGCGCCTGCATTATTCTCTCAAACACCTGCTGCCAATACAAACGATACATTGGCGCAACAACAGCAACTGCTGGTAAGCATCGGGAAAATGATTCAACAAAAGCATTATTCCCCCAAACCTTTTGATGATGCTTTTTCCGAAAAAGTATTCGATAATTTCCTCACACAACTGGACGGCGAAAAAAATATTTTCCTGCAATCCGATATTGATTCCTTGAGCAAATACCGGACAACCATTGACGATGAAATTGAAGGCAATGCGCCGATGGATTTTTATCCCGCAGCGATTGTTATTTTCAAAAAAAGAAGGACAAAACTAAAGGAGCTCTACACAGAAATATTATCCAAGCCATTTAATTTTTCCAAAGATGAGCTGTACCAACCATTAACCGACAGCCTGCATTATCCCGCCGATGAAGCAGCCGACATACAGGCATGGCGGCAACGGCTAAAATACAGGACACTTTTGGCTTACAGCAATTTGCTTACACAAAAAGAAAAAGCCAAACCAACGGATAATATCAGTAAAAAATCAAATGCCGAACTGGAAAAAGAAGCCCGCAACAGCGTGAAAGCATTTTATGACCGCTACTTTGAAAGCAGGTTTAATGCAGAAGCATTTAACACTATGGCGCAATTCAGTCTTTTTGTAAATGCCATCGCGCACGAGACCGACCCGCACACTGATTACTTTTCTCCGATAGAAGAGCGTAGCTTTCAGGAATCTTTAACCAACAGTTTTTACGGCATAGGTGTTCAATTAGACCCGAACCTGAAAGACGGGCAACCGGTTATCACGGGAATTATTGTCGGCGGAGCTGCATGGAAAAGCAAAAAAATAGATGTAGGAGATGCTATCTTGAAAATAGGCGAAGGCAATGAACCGATGAAAGACATTTCCGGTTACTCAATGATTGACATTATCAAAATGGTACATGGCGCAGAAGGCACCACTGTAAAACTTGCTATCAGAAAAGCATCAAACGGCTTGGTACAGGAAGTAAGCCTTACAAGACAAAAAGTAAATGTAGAACAGGCTTCAGCCAAAAGCCTCATCATCCGGGACAATAATAAAAAAATCGGGTATATATATCTGCCGGAATTTTATGCCAATCTCGGTTCAAATGCAGGTGTACAGTGCTCTACAGATGTAAAGAAAGAAATTGAAAAACTAAAAACCGAAAACATTGACGGACTGATTATCGACCTGCGCAACAACCCCGGCGGCTCGGTAGCAGACGCTGCTAAAATGATAGGCTTTTTTGTTCCACAAGGACCCGCATTACAATTGCAGCTATACACAAATGGCAAAAAACAGAGACAAATTGTGCCGGACTATAATACAGATTCTTCCGGTTTATTATATTCCGGACCAATGACTGTAATGGTAAATGAAATGACCGCATCGGCAGCAGAAATATTTGCAGGTGCTATGCAGAATTATCATCGCGCTATCATTATCGGCAGTACCACTACTTATGGAAAAGGTACGGCGCAAATGCAATTACCACTTGGCAAAACAGGCTCAAATCATTTGCCGGAATATGGCGAATTAAAACTAACGATAGGAAAGTTCTATCGCATCAACGGCGGCTCTACGCAACTGAAAGGCGTATCGCCCGACATTGTAATACCGGATTTATATGAAGCGCTGCACAAACAGGAAAAGGACAATCGGAATGCTTTAGCTTGGGATGAAATTGCATCGGCAGCCTACACGCCATGGCAACCGGCTTATAACATGAAGAACATTCTGTCCGAAGCACAAAAATCAGTGGACAATAATCCGGTTTTCAAATCTATAATTGCAGTCAATAACCTGCAAAAAACAAATAGAAATATGCCGGTCAGTTTGGACTTAGTACAATACAGGAAAAATCTGTCAAGCGTTCAGAAGTTACAGGATATAGCCGGAGAAGCTGCCGCCTCTGTTACTCCGTTATCCGTAACAGCTTCCCAAACCGATTATAATAAATTTTATAAAAATTCAAATAAGGCGGAACAAGGGATGTATCAAAACTGGATTAAAAACGTCTCCAAAGATGTGTATATCCGCGAGAGTGTGAAAATATTGAACAGCATGATTAAAGATTAA
- a CDS encoding TlpA disulfide reductase family protein gives MKRICSAGIGIICVMFAAKAQQVPFTIYGSFKNMTDIPSKVYLIYAPFLHKPTDSAMVQNGKYQITGITEKAVGAQLSLNNPPDFKDAKSIAQLILDKGELNIVSDGSFNQITVTGNGSKTQNEYDSILTENRKLSVEVNKEMTSDSFKTDAAFKQATMQKFYHLLSSSLESLIVYVRKNPNSEIAPYLTYTLVSTGYVTPAMQDTLAQNIPAPARQTILAKQIDSLVAKNKERAKAIAEAKEAQQKAAEEKVPVGIKAPDFTENDVNGNPVSLSSFKGKYVLVDFWASWCAPCRAENPNVVKAYNEYKDKGFNILGVSLDGTSTKNAWLAAIKKDGLTWTEVSDLKGWENAAAQLYMVTAIPQNFLIDPNGVIIAKNLRGDALESKLAEIFKK, from the coding sequence ATGAAAAGGATATGTTCAGCAGGTATCGGGATTATATGTGTTATGTTCGCCGCAAAGGCGCAACAGGTTCCGTTTACTATTTACGGTTCGTTTAAAAATATGACAGATATTCCTTCCAAGGTCTATCTTATCTACGCACCTTTTTTGCATAAGCCTACGGACAGCGCCATGGTACAAAACGGCAAATATCAAATTACCGGTATTACTGAAAAAGCCGTAGGTGCGCAATTGAGCCTCAATAATCCGCCCGATTTTAAAGATGCAAAAAGCATAGCCCAATTGATTTTGGATAAAGGAGAATTGAATATTGTATCCGATGGTTCTTTTAACCAAATAACCGTTACAGGCAACGGTTCAAAAACTCAAAATGAATATGATAGCATTCTTACTGAAAATCGCAAACTGTCAGTAGAAGTTAATAAAGAAATGACATCAGACAGTTTTAAAACAGACGCAGCTTTTAAGCAGGCAACCATGCAAAAATTTTATCATTTGCTGTCATCCTCGCTGGAAAGCCTGATTGTGTATGTACGCAAAAATCCCAACTCGGAAATAGCGCCTTATCTCACTTACACATTGGTATCTACCGGCTATGTCACGCCTGCCATGCAGGATACATTGGCACAGAATATTCCCGCACCGGCACGGCAAACTATATTGGCGAAGCAAATAGACAGTTTAGTGGCAAAGAATAAAGAAAGAGCCAAAGCAATAGCAGAAGCCAAGGAAGCTCAACAAAAAGCTGCTGAAGAAAAAGTGCCTGTGGGCATTAAAGCCCCCGACTTTACGGAGAATGATGTAAATGGCAATCCGGTAAGCCTTTCTTCTTTTAAAGGCAAATATGTGCTGGTCGATTTTTGGGCAAGCTGGTGCGCGCCTTGCCGCGCCGAAAATCCGAATGTAGTAAAAGCTTATAATGAATACAAAGACAAAGGCTTTAATATTCTCGGCGTTTCCCTCGATGGCACTTCAACCAAAAACGCATGGCTCGCAGCCATTAAAAAAGACGGTCTTACATGGACGGAAGTTTCTGACCTCAAAGGTTGGGAAAATGCCGCAGCCCAATTGTATATGGTAACTGCCATTCCGCAAAATTTTCTTATCGACCCGAATGGTGTTATCATAGCAAAAAACCTACGCGGCGATGCTTTGGAAAGCAAGCTGGCAGAGATATTTAAAAAGTAA
- a CDS encoding RagB/SusD family nutrient uptake outer membrane protein — protein sequence MKKVQNKITFSFRRLFWILAIITIIGSGCKKFLSIPLPTNNIAGVAVFTNDASVVAALNNVYSQIITSDVLSGNGSIGQYSGLYTDELTYEASANNTAIQPLYLNTVVSDNTGGMWTGIYNRIYSVNRAIEGITTDSSLLHKNQWLGEAYFLRGFLYFYLTNLYGDVPLATTSLYTTNNTLSRNPAADVYKQIISDLKQAQSLLTDDYIDLNGNQTTDRARPNKATATAMLARVYLYTKDYKDAEAQADSVISNSGYQLESSLNNVFLSTSKEMIWGLDPSHLINVVPDAPAYIVIADTTPQASQVNGVLSSNLLSAFEPGDQRRVNWVDSSTTSTAVYYYAYKYKVRTNITAVSTEYLVPLRLAEQYLIRAEARAYNNNLEGAKEDLDMVRTRAGLPNTTASSQSALLTAILHERQVELFTECGHRFFDLRRTGNLDKVMNVVSPQKGSSWQSFEQWWPIPTKDIQEDPNLTQTPGYQE from the coding sequence ATGAAAAAAGTACAAAATAAAATTACCTTTTCTTTCCGCAGGCTGTTTTGGATACTTGCAATTATTACAATCATCGGTTCGGGGTGTAAAAAATTCCTGAGCATTCCGTTACCTACCAATAATATAGCCGGAGTGGCGGTCTTTACCAACGATGCTTCCGTTGTTGCCGCACTCAACAATGTATATAGCCAGATTATAACCTCTGATGTTCTTTCCGGCAACGGCAGCATTGGACAATACTCCGGGCTTTATACCGACGAACTAACGTATGAAGCAAGCGCCAACAATACAGCTATACAGCCTTTGTATCTGAATACGGTTGTAAGCGATAATACAGGTGGTATGTGGACAGGGATTTATAACCGTATTTATTCCGTGAACCGCGCCATCGAAGGCATCACAACAGATTCGAGCCTGCTGCACAAAAACCAATGGCTCGGCGAGGCTTATTTCCTTCGCGGCTTCCTGTATTTTTATCTGACGAATCTCTATGGCGACGTGCCGCTGGCAACTACTTCGCTATATACTACTAACAATACATTAAGCCGAAATCCTGCCGCCGATGTGTATAAGCAAATTATCTCCGATTTAAAGCAGGCGCAGTCTTTATTGACCGATGATTATATTGACCTGAACGGCAACCAAACCACTGACCGGGCGCGTCCCAACAAAGCGACGGCAACTGCCATGCTCGCAAGAGTATATCTCTATACTAAGGATTATAAGGATGCGGAAGCACAGGCGGACAGCGTTATCAGCAATTCCGGTTACCAACTTGAATCATCTTTGAACAATGTTTTTCTTAGCACCAGTAAAGAAATGATTTGGGGGCTTGACCCATCGCACCTAATCAATGTTGTTCCGGATGCCCCTGCGTATATTGTTATTGCCGATACTACGCCGCAGGCATCTCAGGTAAATGGTGTATTAAGCAGCAACCTGCTTAGTGCTTTTGAACCGGGCGACCAAAGACGTGTAAACTGGGTGGATAGTTCTACTACTTCTACCGCAGTTTATTATTATGCTTATAAATATAAGGTACGTACAAACATAACAGCCGTTTCAACAGAATATCTTGTGCCGCTTCGCCTTGCAGAACAATACCTGATTCGTGCGGAAGCGCGCGCTTACAACAATAATCTTGAAGGCGCAAAAGAAGATTTGGATATGGTAAGAACAAGAGCGGGCTTACCGAACACCACGGCATCATCTCAAAGCGCTCTACTCACTGCCATACTGCACGAGCGGCAGGTAGAGCTCTTTACAGAATGCGGGCATCGCTTCTTCGACCTACGAAGAACGGGCAATTTAGATAAAGTAATGAACGTAGTATCTCCGCAAAAAGGTAGCAGTTGGCAATCCTTCGAGCAATGGTGGCCCATCCCTACCAAAGACATTCAGGAAGACCCGAATCTGACGCAAACACCGGGTTACCAGGAGTAA
- a CDS encoding SusC/RagA family TonB-linked outer membrane protein, translating into MKFNYAYARHGRHLAYKKRRFAKFIGVSFTLIFLLCGSRVFSQEVSLNVKEEKLAVVLKQVSQQTGYQFIASPTLLNTANPVTIDAKHMELLKFLSTVFNEQPITYTVKNKIIIVIRKPEAISSNGKVVSQIITSQSNDLNGKVTNEAGEPLANATVIIANKHYGTLTNTEGLFHLSGIKDAQLEIEVSYTGFGTKKLKVKTSDFINVMLRPSDNELDVVQTMAYSKTSMRYNTGTAYTVTAKDIEKNPVPNVLQAIQGRVPGMFIQQLTGTPGGAFNVTIRGRSTIDDQSPLYVIDGVAYPAGGSNGGSYGSGTLPLYKTNVTGVSQSNNPLQGGNALNYLDPSQIESINVLEGADATAIYGSRGAYGVVIITTKHGSAGKPKLNLNTYSGISARGSAPKLLNTQQYLNMRREAFLNDSANGNNPLAAIYGAINPALNSLFPTYDLTEWDTTKYTDWQKYFSGTNAMTTKLNATYSGGTQNLNFIIGAFYNDLQSVQRGKGHDRSGGMNYDIRSTTPDKKLTVDFSGNFSTDVNTMVPFDFTNASINLAPNAPSLFADGKLNWDIDGFDNPAKSLFEQYHNTTNNLLANLSFNYVPVKGLTIHLTGGYNLLSAKEFRGFPSEYFNPTGFSTSEVNSVLNYYTIHTLTLEPNVNYTTLLGGAKGRLNITAGGTLQDRSTDNHYLTGSGFLSDALMYNPASAAQVNTSEYYNLTPNRYAGYFGVINYTYDNKYILNLNGRRDGSTRFGSDKQFGNFGSIGGIWIISDEKWFKNNISFIDFAKLRANYGTVGGDGIGDYQFVDIYTLNSNSYQGSQGLSPTRIANPNLQWESNKESEVGLTLQFLKDRITLDGDFNNRKTSNQLIQQPISTVTGFSQFPKNSPAVIRTYGIEFSLSTKNIESKNFSWRTMLNMTIPKSKLVSFPGLAQLQNFSYQIGKPTTGILLYKYDSVDSQTGQYIFTNAAGDSGPFSYGSGAQLDQTKDRTVFKNLGPKFYGGFENTFSYKGLSLSFMFYFVDEDGPTYAGSLPYQPGYFNQNITTEAYKEMWQKPGDKATLQGASQSVLALTSQNNFRFSTGAYSNAAFVRLSNANIAYTFPPKWLKKAGISRLQVYASGQNLLTISKYGGLDPENLSPNLMPPLRIFTGGLNITF; encoded by the coding sequence ATGAAGTTTAACTATGCTTACGCAAGGCATGGGCGGCACCTTGCATACAAAAAACGCCGCTTTGCTAAATTTATTGGGGTTTCTTTTACACTAATTTTTCTCCTGTGCGGCAGCAGAGTCTTTAGCCAGGAAGTAAGCCTGAATGTGAAAGAAGAGAAACTTGCCGTAGTATTAAAGCAAGTCTCACAACAAACCGGATACCAGTTTATTGCTTCGCCAACGCTGTTAAACACAGCAAATCCGGTTACTATTGACGCTAAACATATGGAGCTGTTAAAGTTTTTAAGTACCGTGTTCAACGAGCAACCCATAACATACACGGTCAAAAACAAAATCATTATTGTCATTCGAAAGCCTGAAGCTATTTCAAGCAATGGAAAAGTTGTAAGCCAAATAATAACTTCTCAATCCAATGACTTGAACGGTAAAGTAACCAACGAAGCTGGAGAACCGTTAGCTAATGCTACTGTCATTATTGCGAATAAACACTATGGCACGCTTACCAATACGGAAGGTCTGTTTCACTTATCGGGCATCAAAGATGCTCAATTAGAAATAGAAGTTTCATATACAGGTTTTGGCACAAAAAAGCTCAAGGTAAAAACATCCGATTTTATCAATGTAATGCTCCGTCCGTCCGACAACGAACTGGACGTAGTACAAACAATGGCATACAGCAAAACAAGTATGCGCTATAACACAGGCACGGCATACACTGTTACTGCAAAGGATATAGAAAAAAATCCTGTACCCAATGTATTGCAGGCTATACAAGGCAGGGTGCCGGGTATGTTTATACAGCAACTTACCGGTACACCCGGTGGTGCATTTAATGTAACCATTCGCGGAAGAAGCACAATTGACGACCAGTCTCCGTTATATGTGATTGATGGTGTGGCTTATCCGGCTGGCGGCAGTAATGGGGGTTCTTATGGAAGTGGCACTTTACCATTATATAAAACAAACGTAACAGGCGTTTCTCAAAGCAACAATCCTTTGCAGGGTGGCAATGCGTTGAATTATCTTGACCCTTCGCAAATTGAAAGTATCAATGTGCTGGAAGGTGCGGATGCTACGGCTATTTATGGCTCGCGAGGCGCCTATGGCGTAGTCATTATTACCACTAAACACGGGAGTGCCGGTAAGCCTAAATTAAATCTCAATACTTATTCAGGTATATCCGCAAGAGGTTCTGCACCCAAGTTGCTCAACACACAGCAATATCTCAATATGAGGCGGGAAGCCTTTCTCAATGACTCCGCGAATGGCAATAATCCGCTCGCTGCAATATACGGCGCCATTAATCCGGCGCTGAATAGTCTTTTCCCAACGTATGATTTAACCGAATGGGACACGACAAAATATACCGATTGGCAAAAATATTTTTCCGGTACCAATGCCATGACTACTAAATTAAATGCTACTTATTCAGGCGGCACACAGAACCTGAATTTCATTATAGGCGCTTTTTACAATGACTTGCAAAGTGTGCAGCGCGGCAAAGGACACGACAGAAGCGGCGGTATGAATTACGATATCAGAAGCACCACACCGGATAAAAAACTGACAGTCGATTTCTCCGGAAATTTTTCTACCGATGTCAATACCATGGTGCCATTCGACTTTACAAATGCTTCCATTAATCTGGCGCCCAATGCACCGTCGCTATTTGCTGACGGCAAGCTTAACTGGGACATTGACGGATTTGATAATCCCGCTAAATCTTTATTCGAACAATATCATAATACCACTAACAATCTCTTAGCCAATCTGTCTTTTAATTATGTTCCCGTAAAAGGCTTAACCATTCACTTAACCGGCGGCTATAACCTGTTATCGGCAAAAGAGTTCAGGGGCTTTCCTTCGGAATACTTCAACCCTACCGGGTTCAGCACCAGCGAGGTAAACAGTGTACTGAATTATTATACCATTCACACGCTTACCCTTGAGCCGAATGTGAACTATACCACATTATTGGGCGGTGCCAAAGGCAGACTGAACATTACAGCAGGCGGTACTTTACAAGACCGCTCTACGGACAATCACTATCTTACCGGCTCGGGTTTCTTAAGCGATGCTTTGATGTACAACCCGGCTTCTGCCGCACAAGTCAATACCTCCGAATATTATAACCTTACGCCCAACAGGTATGCGGGTTATTTTGGAGTTATCAACTATACCTACGACAATAAATATATCCTCAACCTCAATGGTAGGCGCGACGGCTCCACCCGTTTTGGTTCCGACAAGCAATTCGGCAACTTCGGTTCCATTGGTGGCATATGGATTATCAGCGACGAAAAATGGTTTAAAAACAATATATCATTTATTGATTTTGCCAAATTGAGAGCTAACTATGGAACAGTAGGCGGTGATGGTATTGGCGATTATCAGTTTGTTGATATTTACACGTTAAATTCTAACTCTTACCAGGGTTCTCAAGGGTTGAGTCCGACCAGAATTGCCAACCCCAATCTTCAATGGGAAAGTAATAAGGAAAGTGAAGTGGGGCTTACGCTCCAGTTTCTAAAAGACCGTATTACGCTTGACGGGGACTTTAACAACAGGAAAACATCCAACCAGTTGATACAACAGCCGATTTCAACAGTTACAGGGTTTAGTCAATTTCCCAAAAACTCGCCGGCGGTTATCCGTACTTACGGAATTGAGTTTAGCTTATCTACTAAAAATATCGAGTCAAAAAACTTTTCATGGCGAACTATGTTGAATATGACTATCCCGAAAAGCAAGCTCGTTTCTTTTCCGGGCTTAGCGCAGTTACAGAATTTTAGCTACCAAATCGGGAAGCCGACTACCGGTATACTGCTGTATAAATATGACAGCGTAGATTCCCAAACCGGTCAATATATTTTTACCAATGCTGCCGGAGACTCGGGTCCTTTCTCTTACGGGTCAGGGGCGCAATTGGACCAAACTAAAGACCGAACTGTATTTAAGAATCTTGGGCCCAAATTCTATGGTGGGTTTGAAAATACATTCAGCTACAAAGGACTCTCACTCAGTTTCATGTTTTACTTTGTAGATGAAGACGGTCCTACCTACGCCGGCTCTTTACCATACCAACCCGGCTACTTTAATCAGAATATTACGACTGAAGCATATAAAGAAATGTGGCAAAAACCGGGCGATAAAGCTACCCTTCAGGGAGCCAGTCAAAGTGTACTCGCCTTAACTTCCCAGAATAATTTCCGTTTTAGCACAGGCGCATACAGCAATGCAGCTTTCGTAAGGTTAAGCAATGCAAATATTGCCTACACTTTCCCGCCGAAGTGGCTGAAAAAAGCAGGTATTTCAAGATTGCAGGTATATGCTTCCGGGCAAAACCTGCTGACCATTTCAAAATATGGTGGTCTCGACCCCGAAAACCTGAGCCCGAACCTGATGCCGCCATTACGCATTTTTACCGGCGGCTTAAACATCACTTTTTAA
- a CDS encoding FecR family protein has protein sequence MSSILHKKQLQKLIKKFLDGHATTEEIAFLEKYYAHYEQEADILETLPQENKQHLSVRIERKILQRIHSDENNSATNKKAVQPAYRWAAAAAVFLLLSLSGYLFIQKRDTKTKLQLAASAIVPGHNGAILTLSNGTKILLDSAGQGSITSQGNMTIVNRNGAIAYINNPADEQTTNAVTYNMLETPRGRRFKVTLPDGTQVWLNSASSLKYPTAFNGSERDVELTGEAYFEVIHNEKKPFIVHTSKTKVRVLGTGFNVMAYNDESAERTTLIHGLVRVSALNDSSKQVIIHPGQQAILRANNTALNVRQADTSETLAWLNGNFIFNNRDIKYIMRQIARWYDISVQYQGNVDNVHFEGLLSKRENIGDILEAIQTTNEVHFKVEGRTITVIAGKTE, from the coding sequence ATGAGTTCAATATTGCATAAAAAACAATTACAAAAGCTGATAAAGAAATTTCTTGACGGTCACGCGACCACCGAAGAAATAGCTTTCTTGGAAAAATATTATGCACATTATGAACAGGAAGCAGACATTTTGGAGACACTTCCACAAGAAAACAAACAGCATCTTTCCGTACGGATAGAAAGAAAAATACTACAACGCATTCATTCCGATGAAAACAACTCGGCAACCAACAAAAAAGCTGTGCAGCCTGCATACAGGTGGGCTGCTGCGGCAGCAGTCTTTTTACTTTTATCACTAAGCGGATATTTATTTATACAAAAACGAGATACCAAAACTAAACTGCAATTAGCTGCGAGCGCTATTGTGCCCGGTCATAATGGCGCTATACTTACATTGAGTAACGGCACAAAAATATTATTGGATAGTGCCGGACAAGGAAGCATCACGTCTCAAGGAAATATGACAATTGTTAATCGGAACGGAGCAATTGCTTATATCAATAATCCAGCCGATGAACAAACAACAAATGCTGTTACATACAATATGCTGGAGACACCTCGCGGACGACGCTTTAAAGTTACTCTTCCCGATGGCACGCAAGTGTGGCTCAATTCAGCATCTTCGCTAAAATATCCTACCGCATTTAACGGCAGCGAGCGCGATGTTGAACTTACAGGCGAAGCGTATTTTGAAGTAATCCATAACGAAAAAAAGCCTTTTATTGTACATACATCAAAAACAAAAGTCCGCGTGCTCGGCACAGGATTTAATGTGATGGCATACAATGATGAATCTGCCGAACGTACGACACTAATACATGGATTGGTTCGGGTATCTGCCTTAAACGACAGCTCGAAACAAGTGATTATACACCCGGGACAACAAGCGATATTACGTGCCAATAATACAGCTTTAAATGTTCGTCAGGCTGATACATCGGAAACATTGGCTTGGCTTAACGGCAACTTTATTTTCAATAACAGGGATATTAAATACATCATGCGGCAAATAGCCAGGTGGTACGATATATCTGTTCAATACCAAGGAAATGTGGACAATGTGCACTTTGAAGGATTATTATCTAAAAGAGAAAATATAGGCGATATTCTCGAAGCTATTCAAACAACAAATGAAGTTCATTTCAAAGTAGAAGGCAGAACCATTACGGTAATTGCCGGAAAAACTGAATAA